The following proteins come from a genomic window of Pyxidicoccus sp. MSG2:
- a CDS encoding RidA family protein, with protein MARKAIHSDQAPKAIGPYSQAVQVDAGKMTFLSGQIPLDPSTMEMVQGDVVAQAERVMENLKAVLTAGGLDFSHVVRCTIFLTDLGDFARVNEVYGRYFTGAPPARATVQVSALPRGSKVEIDAIAVS; from the coding sequence ATGGCTCGCAAGGCAATCCACTCCGACCAGGCCCCCAAGGCCATTGGCCCTTACTCCCAGGCGGTGCAGGTGGACGCGGGGAAGATGACCTTCCTCTCCGGCCAGATTCCCCTGGACCCCTCCACCATGGAGATGGTGCAGGGTGACGTCGTCGCGCAGGCCGAGCGGGTGATGGAGAACCTCAAGGCCGTGCTCACCGCCGGCGGCCTGGACTTCTCCCACGTCGTGCGCTGCACCATCTTCCTCACGGACTTGGGCGACTTCGCCCGCGTCAACGAGGTGTATGGCCGCTACTTCACCGGCGCGCCCCCGGCCCGCGCCACCGTGCAGGTCTCCGCGCTGCCCCGCGGCTCCAAGGTGGAGATCGACGCCATCGCCGTCTCCTGA
- a CDS encoding RelA/SpoT family protein — MIRLNDILQRVSSYHPDPDLDIIKKAYVYSAKVHQGQLRKSGEPYLVHPLEVAGILGELKLDEASIVTGLLHDTIEDTLATAEELTELFGAEVAQLVDGVTKLSKFSASASLSQEEKQAENFRKMIIAMAQDIRVILVKLADRTHNMRTLDHMSEEKQARIAQETLDIYAPLANRLGISWIKTELEDLSFRYVKPQEFFALQEKLNKRKKEREKYIEDTCDLIRSKLAERGLKGEVSGRFKHVYSIYKKIKAQGIDFDQIHDIIAFRIIAPTAPSCYEALGLVHEMWKPVPGRFKDFIAIPKPNMYQSLHTTVIGPLSERVEVQIRTSEMHKIAEEGIAAHWKYKEGKAVISKDDEKFAWLRQLMEWQQDLKDPKEFLETVKVDLFTDEVFVFTPKGDVRSLPRGATPVDFAYAIHSDVGNRCVGAKVNGKIVPLRYKLKNGDTVEVLTSPQQHPSKDWLTFVKTSRAQQRIRGFIKQQQRDKSLQLGRELTDRELKRFQLNFNRLLKSGEMKKVAEELGFRIEDDLLVAVGYGKVTPQQLVHRLVPQEKLAAAETAARGDGGGNSLSGSNSVSSSMLPGLSRVTDLAKRLVGRSNRSGVQIGGVDDVLVRFGRCCNPVPGDPIAGFITRGRGVTVHTVGCEKALATDPERRVDVTWDVRGDFKRPVTLRVLTADRPGLLADISNTFSKKGVNISQANCRATGDDRAVNTFEVTISDLKQLTDLMRTIERLNGVYSVERI, encoded by the coding sequence ATGATTCGCCTGAACGACATCCTCCAACGGGTCTCCTCGTATCACCCGGACCCTGACCTGGACATCATCAAGAAGGCCTACGTCTACTCAGCCAAGGTCCACCAGGGCCAGCTGAGGAAGTCAGGCGAGCCCTACCTCGTCCACCCGCTCGAGGTCGCGGGCATCCTCGGAGAGCTGAAGCTTGACGAGGCGTCCATCGTCACCGGCCTCCTCCACGACACCATTGAGGACACACTCGCCACCGCCGAGGAGCTCACCGAGCTGTTCGGCGCAGAAGTCGCCCAGCTCGTCGACGGCGTCACCAAGCTGTCCAAGTTCTCCGCGTCCGCCAGCCTCTCGCAGGAGGAGAAGCAGGCGGAGAACTTCCGGAAGATGATCATCGCGATGGCGCAGGACATCCGCGTCATCCTCGTGAAGCTGGCGGACCGCACGCACAACATGCGGACGCTGGACCACATGTCCGAGGAGAAGCAGGCGCGCATCGCCCAGGAGACCCTGGACATCTACGCGCCGCTCGCGAACCGGCTCGGCATCTCCTGGATAAAGACGGAGCTGGAGGACCTGAGCTTCCGCTACGTGAAGCCGCAGGAGTTCTTCGCGCTCCAGGAGAAGCTCAACAAGCGCAAGAAGGAGCGCGAGAAGTACATCGAGGACACGTGCGACCTCATCCGCTCGAAGCTCGCCGAGCGCGGGCTGAAGGGCGAGGTGTCCGGCCGCTTCAAGCACGTCTACAGCATCTACAAGAAGATCAAGGCGCAGGGCATCGACTTCGACCAGATCCACGACATCATCGCCTTCCGCATCATCGCCCCCACCGCGCCCTCCTGTTACGAGGCGCTCGGGCTGGTGCACGAGATGTGGAAGCCGGTGCCCGGACGCTTCAAGGACTTCATCGCGATTCCGAAGCCCAACATGTACCAGTCGCTGCACACCACGGTGATTGGTCCCTTGAGCGAGCGCGTGGAGGTGCAGATCCGCACCTCGGAGATGCACAAGATCGCCGAGGAGGGCATCGCCGCCCACTGGAAGTACAAGGAGGGCAAGGCGGTCATCTCCAAGGATGACGAGAAGTTCGCCTGGCTGCGCCAGCTCATGGAGTGGCAGCAGGACCTGAAGGACCCGAAGGAGTTCCTCGAGACGGTGAAGGTGGACCTCTTCACCGACGAGGTCTTCGTCTTCACGCCCAAGGGCGACGTGCGCTCGCTGCCTCGCGGGGCCACGCCGGTGGACTTCGCGTACGCCATCCACTCGGACGTGGGCAACCGGTGCGTGGGCGCGAAGGTGAACGGCAAGATCGTCCCCCTGCGCTACAAGCTGAAGAACGGCGACACGGTGGAGGTGCTCACCAGCCCCCAGCAGCACCCGTCCAAGGACTGGCTCACCTTCGTCAAGACGAGCCGTGCCCAGCAGCGCATCCGCGGTTTCATCAAGCAGCAGCAGCGCGACAAGAGCCTGCAGCTGGGCCGCGAGCTGACGGACCGCGAGCTGAAGCGCTTCCAGCTCAACTTCAACCGGCTGCTCAAGTCCGGGGAGATGAAGAAGGTCGCCGAGGAGCTGGGCTTCCGCATCGAAGACGACCTGCTGGTGGCCGTCGGCTACGGCAAGGTGACGCCGCAGCAGCTCGTGCACCGACTGGTGCCGCAGGAGAAGCTCGCCGCGGCGGAGACGGCGGCGCGTGGCGACGGCGGCGGCAACAGCCTGTCGGGAAGCAACTCCGTCAGCTCCTCCATGCTGCCCGGCCTGTCGCGCGTCACGGACCTGGCCAAGCGGCTGGTGGGCCGCAGCAACCGCAGCGGCGTGCAGATTGGCGGCGTGGACGACGTGCTGGTGCGCTTCGGACGGTGTTGCAACCCCGTCCCCGGCGACCCCATCGCCGGCTTCATCACCCGGGGACGGGGAGTGACGGTGCACACGGTGGGTTGCGAAAAGGCACTGGCCACGGACCCCGAGCGCCGCGTGGACGTGACGTGGGACGTACGCGGGGACTTCAAGCGCCCCGTCACGCTGCGCGTGCTGACGGCGGACCGGCCGGGCCTCCTGGCGGACATCTCCAACACCTTCTCCAAGAAGGGCGTCAACATCTCCCAGGCCAACTGCCGCGCCACGGGGGATGACCGGGCGGTGAACACCTTCGAGGTCACCATCTCCGACCTCAAGCAGCTCACCGACCTGATGCGCACCATCGAGCGTCTCAACGGCGTCTACTCCGTCGAGCGAATCTAG
- a CDS encoding FHA domain-containing protein, with translation MSQLLLSALAVVCPNCDGYNPPRSAACVLCGQALEEPSAARPPAARPAGATPRPVAPPPGRPVAVSTFPGPRGESGVPNTTPPPPSAIPPGLRPSARTPPPTAAAGLPVERPGARVTAPAGGAASVPPVAAARASAGGPASVPPGPAVTRPPPPVPDSAMPLKPGAAPAATPGAPRPAPPAASRFGLAVIAGSTRGQRYKLPVTGCVVGRQRGAILFSDDAYVSPLHATFLVKDGALFVRDESSASGVFVAVAGTEALAPRTLFSAGQRLFRYTGRLEPVAPVAGRPHVYGAPVPLGQAVYGVEEVLVGGRAGRAVVTAAPLLTIGQANCDLSFPGDEGLAGRHCELSPTPTGALLRDLSGGLGTYVRLAAGVERPLRPGDRVRLGQHVLQVENLG, from the coding sequence ATGTCACAGCTCCTGCTGTCCGCCCTTGCCGTGGTCTGCCCGAACTGTGACGGGTACAACCCTCCTCGCTCGGCCGCCTGTGTCCTGTGCGGCCAGGCGCTGGAGGAACCCTCCGCGGCCCGGCCGCCCGCCGCCCGGCCCGCCGGGGCGACTCCCCGTCCCGTAGCGCCGCCTCCCGGCCGTCCCGTGGCGGTGTCCACCTTCCCCGGCCCCCGGGGAGAGTCAGGCGTCCCGAACACCACGCCGCCTCCGCCGAGCGCCATCCCTCCCGGGCTGCGCCCCTCGGCGCGGACGCCTCCGCCCACCGCCGCCGCCGGGCTGCCCGTAGAGCGCCCCGGGGCCCGGGTGACGGCTCCGGCGGGTGGCGCCGCCTCGGTGCCTCCCGTCGCCGCGGCCCGGGCGTCCGCGGGGGGGCCCGCGTCGGTGCCTCCGGGGCCCGCCGTCACCCGGCCTCCGCCTCCGGTTCCGGACAGCGCCATGCCCTTGAAGCCCGGGGCCGCGCCCGCCGCGACTCCCGGAGCCCCGCGGCCGGCGCCTCCGGCGGCGTCCCGCTTCGGACTGGCCGTCATCGCCGGCTCCACGCGGGGCCAGCGCTACAAGTTGCCCGTCACCGGCTGCGTCGTGGGCCGGCAGCGCGGCGCCATCCTGTTCTCGGATGACGCGTACGTGTCGCCCCTGCACGCCACCTTCCTGGTGAAGGACGGCGCCCTCTTCGTCCGGGACGAGTCGAGCGCCTCGGGCGTGTTCGTCGCCGTCGCCGGCACCGAGGCCCTCGCCCCGCGCACCCTCTTCAGCGCGGGCCAGCGGCTGTTCCGCTACACGGGCCGGCTGGAGCCGGTGGCGCCCGTGGCGGGCCGCCCCCACGTCTACGGCGCGCCGGTGCCGCTGGGTCAGGCGGTGTACGGGGTGGAGGAGGTCCTCGTGGGCGGGCGCGCGGGCCGGGCGGTGGTGACGGCGGCGCCGCTGCTCACCATCGGCCAGGCGAACTGCGACTTGAGCTTCCCGGGGGACGAGGGCCTGGCCGGCCGCCACTGCGAGCTCTCCCCCACCCCCACGGGCGCCCTGCTGAGGGACCTGTCGGGAGGACTGGGCACGTACGTGCGCCTCGCGGCCGGCGTGGAGCGCCCGCTGCGTCCGGGAGACCGCGTCCGCCTGGGCCAGCACGTGCTCCAGGTGGAAAACCTGGGCTGA
- a CDS encoding serine/threonine-protein kinase yields MRAADADEYVGKTIAHKYRVEALIGEGGMGKVYRARQLALDKVVVLKVLRHTLLSDERTVARFQREAKAASRLNHANSISVLDFGQAEDGALFIAMEYVAGQDLHQILSREWPLGEARVVRLVSQVLSALSDAHGAGVIHRDLKPENIMVEQRRNEGDFVKVLDFGIAKITDSTDDGPALTRAGFVCGTPEYMSPEQARGAQLDHRSDLYAVGVILYQLTTGLLPFESDSAVGFATKHLTEEPPPPSRRRPEARISPGLEKLILRALSKSPDDRPANAEAFKAELAAVEKERRRAEASQRGARPSAVLAPLPRKSTGGPLNDGRDVTVPGWDNNEVTVEATVRALPGVLSPLPANADDMPATREKTDSLVPTNPGSGGGGFAFFFKSLTILLVVAAAGFFAYAYYVGTGSGPQDLPYALPKNAPVPGAVGSVPGAEVPLYERQISMAERDVERAGRLTRDGDRALQKDTGLAATLYRDAFSVSGDAELALKLGDIYWSRPNPDVQEARGWWERHLREVPNSKARELIEQRLGGAIARPAAP; encoded by the coding sequence GTGCGCGCGGCCGACGCGGACGAGTACGTCGGCAAGACGATTGCCCACAAGTACCGGGTGGAGGCCCTCATTGGCGAGGGCGGCATGGGCAAGGTGTACCGCGCCCGCCAGCTGGCCCTGGACAAGGTGGTGGTGCTCAAGGTGCTGCGCCACACGCTGCTGTCGGACGAGCGCACCGTGGCGCGCTTCCAGCGCGAGGCCAAGGCCGCCAGCCGCCTCAACCACGCCAACTCCATCAGCGTGCTGGACTTCGGCCAGGCCGAGGACGGCGCGCTCTTCATCGCCATGGAGTACGTGGCGGGGCAGGACCTGCACCAGATCCTCAGCCGCGAGTGGCCGCTGGGGGAGGCGCGCGTGGTGCGCCTCGTCAGCCAGGTGCTGAGCGCGCTGTCGGACGCGCACGGCGCCGGCGTCATCCACCGGGACCTCAAGCCCGAGAACATCATGGTGGAGCAGCGCCGCAACGAAGGCGACTTCGTGAAGGTGTTGGACTTCGGCATCGCCAAGATCACCGACTCCACCGACGACGGCCCGGCGCTCACCCGCGCGGGCTTCGTGTGCGGCACCCCCGAGTACATGTCCCCGGAGCAGGCGCGCGGCGCGCAGCTGGACCACCGCTCGGACCTGTACGCGGTGGGCGTCATCCTCTACCAGTTGACGACGGGGCTGTTGCCCTTCGAGTCCGACTCGGCGGTGGGCTTCGCCACCAAGCACCTCACCGAGGAGCCCCCACCGCCCAGCCGGCGCCGGCCGGAAGCCCGCATCTCCCCGGGGCTGGAGAAGCTCATCCTGCGCGCGCTCTCCAAGAGCCCGGATGACCGGCCCGCCAACGCCGAGGCCTTCAAGGCGGAGCTGGCGGCGGTGGAGAAGGAGCGCCGCCGGGCCGAGGCCTCGCAGCGTGGCGCGCGGCCCTCCGCGGTGCTCGCACCGCTGCCGCGCAAGTCCACCGGCGGACCGCTGAATGACGGCCGGGACGTCACCGTGCCGGGCTGGGACAACAACGAAGTCACGGTGGAAGCAACGGTCCGCGCGCTGCCGGGCGTGCTCTCGCCCCTGCCGGCGAACGCGGACGACATGCCCGCCACCCGGGAGAAGACGGACTCCCTGGTTCCGACGAACCCTGGCTCGGGCGGGGGCGGGTTCGCCTTCTTCTTCAAGTCGCTGACCATCCTCCTCGTCGTGGCCGCGGCGGGCTTCTTCGCCTACGCCTACTACGTCGGCACCGGCAGCGGCCCGCAGGACCTGCCGTACGCGCTGCCCAAGAACGCGCCGGTGCCCGGCGCCGTCGGGAGCGTGCCAGGCGCCGAGGTGCCCCTCTACGAGCGGCAGATCTCCATGGCGGAGCGCGACGTGGAACGCGCCGGGCGTCTGACGCGGGACGGGGACCGGGCTCTGCAGAAGGACACCGGCCTCGCGGCCACGCTGTACCGTGATGCTTTCTCGGTGAGTGGCGACGCCGAACTCGCGCTGAAGCTGGGCGACATCTACTGGAGCCGCCCGAACCCCGACGTCCAGGAGGCCCGCGGCTGGTGGGAGCGCCACCTGCGCGAGGTCCCCAACTCCAAGGCGCGCGAGCTCATCGAGCAGCGCCTGGGTGGGGCCATCGCCCGGCCCGCCGCGCCCTGA
- a CDS encoding FHA domain-containing protein: MDAVEYCPRCDAENARDAAVCRACGSPIRSGTMVMAVASLATRPQVSIRVVRADGGPESVVRMQRDTLTCGQQGEIPLPDDPFIMPVQLRFFFSGARLAVEDVGGANGVFVRLRQERELSPGGELRLGRQRLVLEPIPAAANGPGGTQVWGSPDPGYRLRLVQLLEGGLRGAAFPLREGDNLLGREQGDLTFPTDGFVSGRHAVLQVRQDRLQVRDVGSSNGTFIRLAGPTFVDNGDHFLIGRQLLRVEIQAPAA, translated from the coding sequence ATGGACGCCGTGGAATATTGCCCCCGCTGTGACGCCGAGAATGCCCGGGACGCCGCCGTCTGCCGGGCGTGTGGCTCGCCCATCCGCTCCGGGACGATGGTGATGGCCGTGGCCAGCCTGGCCACGCGCCCGCAGGTCTCCATCCGCGTGGTGCGCGCCGACGGCGGCCCCGAATCCGTCGTCCGCATGCAGCGCGACACGCTCACCTGCGGCCAGCAGGGCGAGATTCCGCTGCCGGACGACCCGTTCATCATGCCCGTCCAGCTGCGCTTCTTCTTCTCCGGCGCCCGGCTGGCGGTAGAGGACGTGGGCGGCGCCAACGGCGTCTTCGTCCGCCTGCGCCAGGAGCGGGAGCTGTCCCCCGGCGGAGAGCTGCGCCTGGGACGGCAGCGCCTGGTGCTGGAGCCCATCCCCGCCGCGGCCAATGGCCCGGGCGGCACCCAGGTATGGGGCTCACCGGATCCCGGCTACCGCCTGCGGCTGGTGCAATTGCTGGAGGGGGGCTTGAGGGGCGCGGCCTTCCCGCTGCGCGAGGGCGACAACCTGCTGGGCCGCGAGCAGGGCGACCTCACCTTCCCCACGGACGGCTTCGTGTCCGGGCGTCACGCGGTGCTGCAGGTGCGGCAGGACCGGCTCCAGGTCCGGGACGTGGGCTCGTCCAACGGTACCTTCATCCGCTTGGCGGGCCCCACCTTCGTGGACAACGGGGACCACTTCCTCATCGGCCGCCAGCTGCTTCGCGTCGAAATCCAGGCGCCCGCGGCCTGA
- a CDS encoding TraR/DksA family transcriptional regulator yields the protein MNQKDLKRYKKMLEDSKTSLLESAKKTLVEESNFDTDDLPDEIDLASSEYAQSMVFRLRDREKFLLQKIEKALARIEDGTFGICERCEEDISPKRLEARPVTTLCIRCKEEQEKKEKSYG from the coding sequence GTGAACCAGAAAGATCTCAAGCGTTACAAGAAGATGCTCGAGGACAGCAAGACGAGCCTGCTCGAGAGCGCCAAGAAAACACTGGTGGAGGAGTCCAACTTCGACACGGACGACCTCCCGGACGAGATCGACCTGGCCTCTTCCGAGTACGCGCAATCCATGGTGTTCCGCCTGCGCGACCGGGAGAAGTTCCTCCTGCAGAAGATCGAGAAGGCGCTGGCCCGCATCGAGGACGGCACCTTCGGCATCTGCGAGCGTTGCGAGGAGGACATCTCTCCGAAGCGGCTGGAGGCGCGTCCGGTGACGACGCTCTGCATCCGCTGCAAGGAGGAGCAGGAGAAGAAGGAGAAGTCCTACGGCTGA